The Nitrosomonas cryotolerans ATCC 49181 genome includes a window with the following:
- a CDS encoding outer membrane lipoprotein-sorting protein has protein sequence MLILKKHKQFNLFNHRLLTGAFMLLSFALPVSAEDLDQKGFDIAARSDRSDRGFNNSRVELEMVLKNASGAESRRVLEQSTLELPDESVGDKNLIVFFSPADIEGTALLSYAKILDPDDQWLYLPALKRVKRISSKNKSGPFVGSEFAFEDITGQELEKYEYTWLREEACGELTCDVVERRPLYKDSGYTRQIGWVDQADYQARKIEYYDRKGSLLKTQLFEDYQLYDDKYWRAHVWRMENHQTGKSTDLFFKAYEFNVGLGDGDFVRGALSRQR, from the coding sequence ATGCTAATACTGAAAAAACACAAACAATTTAATCTATTTAACCATAGGCTTTTAACGGGCGCTTTCATGTTGCTAAGCTTTGCGCTGCCGGTTTCTGCAGAAGATCTCGATCAAAAGGGGTTTGATATTGCTGCGCGTTCCGACCGTTCAGATCGAGGCTTTAATAACAGCCGCGTAGAGCTTGAAATGGTGCTGAAAAATGCCTCAGGTGCAGAATCCCGGCGTGTACTTGAGCAATCAACCCTGGAACTTCCGGACGAGTCTGTCGGCGATAAAAATCTGATTGTTTTTTTCTCACCCGCAGATATTGAAGGTACGGCGTTACTTTCTTACGCCAAAATATTGGACCCGGACGATCAGTGGCTTTATCTGCCAGCGCTAAAGCGCGTGAAGCGTATTTCATCAAAAAACAAATCCGGCCCGTTTGTCGGTTCAGAATTTGCTTTTGAAGATATTACCGGTCAGGAGCTTGAGAAATATGAATATACCTGGTTGCGCGAAGAAGCTTGTGGAGAGCTGACCTGTGATGTTGTCGAACGGCGTCCACTTTATAAAGATTCTGGTTATACACGGCAAATTGGATGGGTTGATCAGGCTGATTATCAAGCGCGCAAGATTGAATATTACGATCGCAAAGGCAGCCTGCTGAAAACCCAGCTGTTTGAAGATTATCAACTTTATGATGATAAATACTGGCGGGCGCATGTGTGGCGCATGGAAAATCATCAAACGGGTAAAAGTACGGATCTTTTTTTCAAGGCATATGAATTTAATGTAGGCCTCGGCGACGGAGATTTTGTCAGAGGTGCGCTGTCGCGTCAGCGTTAG
- the tnpA gene encoding IS200/IS605 family transposase: MQVNNDVRTGRHCVFNLHVHLVFVTKYRRDVFSGRVLIDLEEIFKNVCLDFEAELVEFNGEHDHIHLLVNYPPKIAISNLVNSLKGVSSRLIRKKNYPEIKNKLWGNMLWSPSYFAGSCGGAPLSIIKQYIEQQQRPH, from the coding sequence ATGCAAGTTAATAACGATGTAAGAACAGGAAGACATTGCGTTTTTAATCTTCATGTTCATTTGGTCTTTGTAACAAAATACCGTAGAGATGTTTTCTCCGGAAGGGTATTAATTGATTTGGAAGAAATATTTAAAAACGTGTGTTTGGATTTTGAAGCAGAATTGGTGGAATTTAACGGTGAGCATGATCATATTCACCTTTTAGTTAACTATCCACCAAAAATTGCTATTTCTAACTTGGTAAATAGTTTGAAAGGCGTTTCAAGCCGACTTATTCGCAAAAAGAATTATCCCGAAATTAAAAATAAGCTTTGGGGTAATATGCTTTGGAGTCCAAGCTATTTTGCGGGTAGTTGTGGTGGAGCACCACTCTCGATTATTAAGCAATATATTGAACAACAGCAAAGACCGCATTAA
- a CDS encoding RNA-guided endonuclease InsQ/TnpB family protein, translating to MKQIIRKAFKSRLNPNSDQVQKMVEFAGANRFVWNKALAMNLFRLEQKQPLLWYNELSFWLKLWKSSEDYGFLKTVHSQPLQQALKNLEKAFKDGFDKKQPLKRIPKFKKKGLSDSFRYPQGFKLEQESSKVFLPKIGWVKYRNSRQVIGDVKNMTISRKGGYWYVSIQTEYETELKRHSSTSMIGVDMGVTRFATLSDGSYVEPLNSFRKLSKKLAFEQRKLSKKVRFSANWKKQKQIITRLHERIANARLDFLHKTSTEISKNHAMVVVENLKIGNMSKSAKGSVEKHGKNVKAKSGLNKSILDQGWGMFVSFLEYKQACSGGDVLKVNPQYTSQTCPRCQHVSRDNRKSQSAFECTECGFKANADLVGALNVLERGHRLLACGVETLVSSKKQEPVGSSNTNLLLTA from the coding sequence ATGAAGCAGATTATACGCAAAGCCTTTAAATCTCGACTCAATCCAAATTCTGACCAAGTACAGAAGATGGTTGAGTTTGCGGGTGCTAATCGGTTTGTTTGGAATAAAGCCTTAGCAATGAATCTGTTCAGATTAGAGCAGAAACAGCCATTGCTTTGGTACAACGAGTTGTCATTTTGGTTAAAGCTATGGAAATCCTCAGAAGATTATGGATTTCTAAAAACCGTTCATTCTCAACCGTTGCAACAAGCCTTAAAAAACTTAGAAAAAGCGTTCAAAGACGGTTTTGATAAGAAACAGCCTTTAAAACGGATTCCAAAATTCAAGAAAAAAGGTTTGAGTGACAGCTTTCGTTATCCACAAGGATTTAAGCTGGAGCAAGAGTCTAGCAAAGTGTTCTTGCCTAAAATCGGTTGGGTGAAATATCGTAATTCACGCCAAGTCATTGGTGACGTTAAAAATATGACGATTTCCCGTAAAGGCGGTTATTGGTACGTGTCGATTCAGACTGAGTACGAGACCGAGCTAAAGCGTCATAGCTCAACCAGTATGATTGGTGTTGATATGGGCGTTACCCGCTTTGCAACCTTGTCAGACGGCTCATACGTAGAACCTTTAAACAGTTTCAGAAAGTTATCAAAGAAACTGGCTTTTGAACAGCGTAAGCTGTCTAAAAAAGTCCGTTTCTCTGCTAACTGGAAAAAGCAGAAACAAATCATTACCCGACTGCATGAGCGTATTGCCAATGCTCGTTTAGACTTCTTACACAAAACCTCAACCGAAATCAGCAAAAATCACGCAATGGTCGTAGTTGAGAATTTAAAGATAGGAAACATGTCTAAGAGTGCCAAGGGCAGTGTTGAAAAGCATGGTAAAAACGTCAAAGCGAAATCGGGTCTAAACAAATCCATTCTTGACCAAGGATGGGGAATGTTCGTTTCGTTCTTGGAGTATAAACAGGCTTGTTCAGGCGGGGATGTATTGAAGGTAAACCCTCAATACACCTCTCAAACCTGCCCTAGATGTCAACATGTTAGTCGTGACAATCGCAAAAGCCAAAGTGCTTTTGAATGTACAGAATGTGGATTTAAAGCCAATGCCGACTTGGTAGGTGCCTTGAATGTACTTGAGCGAGGACATCGCTTGTTAGCCTGTGGAGTTGAAACGTTAGTTTCGTCTAAGAAGCAGGAACCAGTAGGCAGTAGCAATACAAACCTACTCTTAACGGCTTAA
- the ahr gene encoding NADPH-dependent aldehyde reductase Ahr, whose translation MSTVHAYAASKANGVLEPFEYQLGAIGPQEVDIAVEFCGICHSDLSMLENAWGMTQFPLVPGHEVVGKVKAAGDQVSHLSVGERVGLGWHAGYCMTCDQCFGGHHNLCSDAQPTIAGRHGGFADTVRAHSASVVKLPDNLNAKKAGPLFCGGMTVFDPLVQFGISPTGRIGVIGIGGLGHLALKFARAWGCHVTAFTSGEGKEQAALDFGAHEVINSRAPNAIKGATGRFDLLLSTVNVKLDWNSYIGLLKPRGRLHLLGAVTTPLDLNLIPMMFSQLSVSSSPVGSPATMRKMLEFAARHDVTPVTEHFPMDKVNDAMEHLRSGKARYRIILDR comes from the coding sequence ATGAGTACAGTTCATGCGTATGCAGCGAGTAAAGCCAATGGTGTCTTAGAACCATTTGAATATCAGTTGGGGGCGATTGGCCCACAAGAAGTCGATATCGCCGTGGAGTTTTGTGGCATTTGTCATAGCGATCTCAGCATGCTCGAGAATGCTTGGGGAATGACGCAATTTCCACTGGTTCCCGGCCATGAAGTGGTTGGCAAAGTCAAAGCCGCTGGCGATCAAGTGTCGCACCTTTCGGTCGGAGAGCGCGTTGGTTTGGGTTGGCATGCGGGATATTGTATGACTTGCGATCAGTGCTTCGGTGGGCATCACAATTTGTGTTCAGATGCGCAGCCCACGATTGCGGGTCGTCACGGTGGGTTTGCTGATACTGTTCGCGCTCATAGTGCCAGTGTTGTCAAATTGCCTGATAACCTTAACGCCAAGAAGGCGGGTCCATTGTTCTGTGGCGGCATGACGGTGTTTGATCCTTTGGTGCAGTTTGGCATTTCGCCTACAGGCAGGATTGGGGTCATCGGGATTGGCGGCTTAGGACACCTGGCTTTAAAGTTCGCGCGGGCTTGGGGTTGCCATGTCACTGCCTTTACGTCTGGGGAGGGGAAAGAACAAGCAGCGCTGGACTTTGGAGCGCACGAGGTGATTAATTCGCGTGCACCGAACGCCATCAAGGGTGCCACCGGTCGCTTTGATTTGTTGCTCTCGACCGTCAACGTCAAGCTTGATTGGAATAGCTATATTGGTTTGCTCAAACCGCGGGGTCGATTACACCTGTTGGGTGCAGTCACAACGCCTCTGGATTTAAACCTTATCCCCATGATGTTTAGCCAGTTGTCAGTGAGTTCATCACCGGTCGGCAGTCCCGCAACCATGCGTAAAATGCTGGAATTTGCTGCGCGTCATGATGTAACGCCCGTGACTGAGCATTTTCCAATGGATAAAGTCAACGATGCGATGGAGCACCTTCGCTCTGGTAAGGCGAGATATCGAATCATCCTGGATCGGTAG
- a CDS encoding ATP-binding protein → MSDKATDPHLKIFCTRVKEDVFHAITHHNQVWQPDPYDIESIHQDSRDCFQRLLNRINMPESSNAGRIMLLLGESGAGKTHLMRAFRNFTHEKALGYFAYMQMTSSFSNYARYALHYTIDSLDKPYYESNGSMTGLMRLSNALIESGNTVSQETRNSLRSNALNRDELTNLIYKIADDILYKTKEKFQGIDLDLVRALLYLQNDHPAIHSKVSKYLRCEDLPEYDCEILGGIKPRIQEEDPQRLLQALAHLIRAIDSGALIICLDQLEDIHPAPEAGIKFRRAMETVIKLAQIPNVIVVIACLDDIYQMLRKDLPKPQVDRIELDPDKIYLNAKRDEAAIQDLITIRLQDLYESERMGLKDGQPIYPFQDGTSSELANMSTRHVLDWCRQEREQSIQTGLPPRLPGSTDLEPDPEPDPKPDPEPDPLLSQFWNDFLAGSHLVPETESEMLQLLDRSMTHCIIELNSTVQFRCVQQGHYLNIHIQNAIDHAEERQFIAGLCQKTSQGGALANQIDQLQTIAGTHTAIAVRSTDFPSNPKTKIAVRLGEFIAAGGKRVVASDSDWRAMVAMDSFRREHEANPEFLNWLHIEQPLLGLPAFQQILDIINEPRPPKPPPPPPPPLSRIKIGINQGHQQDPYKIATDKLVCHAAFLGGSGSGKTTLALNIIEQLLLQGIPAILLDRKGDLCSYALEEAWRTPITDPERKQMRDKLRDKIETVIYTPGAIAGQGRTLGIPVVPNGLGNLSSEARSQLANHAAFSLGKIMGYKDQSRQDKQNVAVLGQAISIFSELHPDKSLTLGDLMDFIDKKDPSLLNAIGKLDAKLFNRLVEDLQTLSLANGNLFAQSGELLNTESLFGRSSSSDNKTGTHKTRLSIISTEFLGNNDNILFWVSQLLLDIGRFATKSPSDKLQGVILFDEADLYLPAQSKPATKELLEGLLKRARSAGIGLMLATQSPGDMDYKSRDQISSWFLGRIKEKTALDKLRPMFNDSQEDAANKLPTQSTGEFHAIQDGKVNHIKADASLIQAKQVPREKILILASKKPGGTISAFVSKTKAKAKAIFS, encoded by the coding sequence ATGTCAGATAAAGCAACAGACCCGCATTTAAAGATTTTTTGCACGCGGGTAAAGGAAGATGTATTTCATGCCATCACCCATCACAATCAGGTCTGGCAACCGGACCCTTATGATATAGAAAGCATACATCAAGACAGTCGTGATTGCTTTCAGCGCTTATTAAATCGTATCAACATGCCCGAATCTTCTAATGCAGGTCGGATCATGTTACTACTGGGTGAATCGGGCGCAGGCAAAACGCATCTTATGCGCGCATTTCGTAATTTTACGCATGAAAAAGCGTTAGGTTATTTCGCCTATATGCAAATGACCTCGTCTTTCTCAAATTATGCCCGTTATGCACTTCATTACACGATAGATTCGCTCGATAAGCCCTATTATGAATCGAACGGAAGCATGACAGGGTTAATGCGTTTGTCTAATGCATTAATCGAAAGCGGCAATACTGTTTCACAAGAAACCCGCAATTCACTCCGAAGTAATGCATTAAATCGAGATGAATTAACCAATTTAATCTACAAAATTGCTGATGATATCCTGTACAAAACAAAAGAAAAATTTCAAGGAATCGATCTGGATCTGGTTCGTGCGTTACTTTATTTACAAAATGATCACCCCGCTATTCACTCTAAGGTAAGCAAATATCTTCGCTGCGAAGATTTGCCTGAATATGATTGTGAAATACTGGGCGGTATCAAGCCCAGAATACAAGAAGAAGACCCACAACGCTTGTTGCAAGCACTGGCGCATTTGATCAGGGCAATCGATTCAGGTGCTCTGATTATTTGTCTCGATCAACTGGAAGATATCCATCCCGCACCTGAGGCAGGAATAAAATTCCGACGTGCCATGGAAACCGTGATCAAATTGGCACAAATACCCAACGTCATCGTTGTGATTGCCTGTCTGGACGACATATATCAAATGCTTAGGAAGGACTTACCGAAGCCTCAGGTTGACCGTATTGAACTGGATCCCGATAAGATCTATTTAAATGCAAAACGTGATGAAGCAGCAATACAAGATCTCATCACGATTCGTTTACAGGACCTTTATGAAAGCGAACGCATGGGTTTAAAAGATGGCCAGCCCATCTATCCTTTTCAAGACGGAACGTCTTCAGAATTAGCAAACATGAGCACCCGCCATGTACTTGATTGGTGTCGACAAGAACGCGAGCAATCAATACAAACCGGCCTACCGCCAAGGTTGCCTGGTTCGACGGACCTGGAACCAGACCCGGAACCAGACCCGAAACCAGACCCGGAACCAGACCCGCTGCTTAGTCAATTTTGGAATGACTTTCTTGCCGGTTCACATCTCGTACCCGAAACTGAAAGTGAGATGCTGCAATTGCTCGACCGTTCCATGACACATTGTATTATTGAATTAAACAGCACAGTTCAATTTCGATGCGTTCAACAGGGTCATTATCTGAATATCCACATTCAAAATGCGATCGATCATGCTGAAGAACGGCAATTCATCGCCGGATTATGCCAAAAAACGTCGCAAGGTGGCGCACTCGCTAATCAGATCGATCAGCTGCAAACAATTGCAGGGACGCACACAGCGATTGCTGTACGATCTACTGATTTTCCTTCTAATCCCAAAACTAAAATTGCCGTACGACTAGGTGAATTTATAGCAGCGGGGGGCAAACGCGTCGTCGCCTCGGATTCCGATTGGCGCGCTATGGTGGCAATGGACTCTTTTCGTAGGGAACATGAAGCAAATCCCGAGTTTCTGAACTGGTTACATATTGAGCAACCCTTACTCGGTTTACCTGCGTTTCAACAGATACTGGACATTATCAACGAACCTCGTCCGCCTAAACCACCGCCACCGCCGCCACCGCCACTTTCAAGAATTAAAATCGGTATCAACCAAGGTCATCAACAAGATCCATACAAGATCGCGACGGACAAATTGGTGTGCCACGCTGCTTTCCTCGGTGGCTCTGGCAGTGGAAAAACGACTCTGGCACTGAATATTATCGAACAACTACTGCTTCAGGGTATTCCGGCCATTTTATTGGATCGTAAAGGAGATCTCTGTAGTTATGCGCTAGAGGAAGCATGGCGAACCCCAATAACTGATCCAGAGCGCAAACAAATGCGTGACAAATTACGTGACAAAATAGAAACGGTTATTTACACGCCGGGCGCTATTGCAGGCCAAGGGCGGACATTAGGTATTCCTGTCGTGCCCAATGGATTAGGCAATTTGTCATCAGAAGCGCGTTCGCAACTGGCGAATCATGCTGCATTTTCACTGGGAAAGATCATGGGGTACAAAGATCAGAGCCGTCAAGACAAACAAAATGTCGCCGTTTTAGGACAGGCAATCTCGATCTTCAGTGAATTGCATCCAGATAAATCGCTAACACTCGGTGATTTGATGGATTTCATTGATAAAAAGGATCCATCATTACTGAATGCAATCGGGAAATTAGATGCTAAATTATTTAATCGATTAGTTGAGGATTTACAAACATTGAGCCTGGCAAATGGTAATCTTTTTGCTCAATCGGGTGAGTTATTAAATACAGAAAGTCTATTCGGGCGATCGTCTTCGTCTGATAACAAGACGGGCACACATAAAACCCGTTTGAGTATTATTAGCACGGAATTTCTGGGCAATAATGACAATATTCTGTTTTGGGTTTCGCAGCTTTTGCTGGACATAGGGCGTTTTGCTACAAAATCACCCAGTGACAAGTTGCAGGGAGTCATTTTATTTGACGAGGCTGACCTTTATTTACCCGCTCAATCCAAACCAGCCACAAAAGAACTGCTGGAAGGCTTGCTCAAACGTGCCCGCTCTGCCGGTATTGGATTGATGTTAGCGACACAGAGCCCCGGTGACATGGATTACAAATCCCGCGATCAGATTTCTTCCTGGTTCCTTGGACGCATTAAAGAAAAAACCGCACTGGATAAATTACGTCCGATGTTTAATGATTCGCAAGAAGACGCGGCGAATAAGTTACCTACTCAATCAACAGGCGAATTTCATGCCATACAAGATGGCAAAGTGAATCATATTAAAGCAGACGCTTCCCTGATACAGGCAAAACAGGTGCCGAGAGAAAAAATTCTGATATTGGCCAGCAAGAAACCAGGGGGGACAATTTCAGCCTTTGTTTCCAAAACCAAGGCTAAAGCTAAAGCTATTTTCAGCTAA
- a CDS encoding endonuclease domain-containing protein, producing MEKNNNIDHDKFQGSPRSYLDIHSHWRNQGIPTLTTLSGTPDANQALWCQWIKEAGRTTAIWSPTQSASLSISWLESLLAEPDLTHQFLQYLAEIQQCPTDRIYSGVMNKSSYELEIFQQQLTASISSHGRLLLHWFLAQIALSRKSVVGSAADLLQNIKLEDEQFLPHGILVFKEILPENILPGLLIEVIDVDLANSALAAKLMKTAEHLPGLPIALSIQPATLKAYFTNAPESRFKSMLKNGLIAVHPDKNTRNSLSAEINHVLCKYDAPALLIDEAHSLAHLAAEKQYDDSIFRSQAELFLFHILELVPDTRGVFKLNVKMPFSFGHQPMEIDLFAVTDQIAVEIDGYYHFQASENWRRDRRKDLILQMHNVLILRFLAEEVVSGLEEIIETIRHVLQFRREKIK from the coding sequence TTGGAAAAAAACAATAATATTGACCACGATAAATTCCAAGGCTCTCCACGATCTTATCTTGACATTCATTCACACTGGCGCAATCAAGGCATTCCAACCCTGACAACCCTAAGCGGCACACCTGATGCTAATCAGGCACTTTGGTGCCAATGGATAAAAGAAGCCGGTAGAACGACAGCAATCTGGTCTCCAACCCAGTCCGCGTCATTATCCATTAGCTGGCTGGAAAGTTTACTGGCCGAACCCGATCTGACTCATCAATTCCTACAGTATCTCGCAGAGATTCAGCAGTGTCCTACAGATCGAATCTACTCTGGAGTCATGAATAAATCGAGCTATGAGTTGGAAATTTTTCAACAACAATTAACGGCGAGCATTTCCTCTCATGGCCGGTTGCTTTTACATTGGTTTCTGGCGCAGATTGCTTTATCCCGAAAATCAGTAGTCGGCTCGGCTGCGGATTTATTGCAGAATATAAAATTAGAGGATGAACAATTCTTACCTCATGGCATTTTAGTGTTCAAGGAAATATTGCCAGAAAATATTTTGCCGGGCCTATTAATAGAAGTCATTGACGTCGATTTAGCGAATTCAGCTTTAGCTGCCAAATTAATGAAAACAGCAGAACACCTGCCAGGCCTTCCAATCGCATTATCGATTCAGCCCGCAACGTTGAAAGCTTATTTCACAAATGCGCCGGAGTCACGATTTAAATCCATGCTGAAAAATGGATTAATAGCTGTACATCCAGATAAAAACACCCGCAACAGTTTGTCTGCTGAAATAAACCATGTTTTGTGTAAATATGATGCACCTGCCCTATTAATTGACGAAGCTCACTCTCTGGCACATCTTGCTGCTGAAAAGCAATATGATGATTCAATTTTCCGTAGCCAGGCTGAGTTGTTTCTATTCCATATTTTAGAGCTCGTCCCGGATACGCGGGGTGTTTTTAAATTAAATGTCAAAATGCCTTTTTCATTCGGCCATCAACCGATGGAAATTGATTTATTTGCAGTTACTGATCAAATTGCGGTTGAAATAGATGGTTATTATCATTTTCAAGCATCAGAGAATTGGCGCCGGGATCGTCGTAAGGATTTGATATTACAGATGCATAACGTGTTGATCTTACGTTTTCTGGCAGAAGAAGTTGTATCTGGATTAGAAGAGATTATTGAAACAATTCGCCATGTATTACAGTTTCGTCGTGAAAAAATAAAATAA
- the trhA gene encoding PAQR family membrane homeostasis protein TrhA — protein MQIFPKNTHRLQSQPEEIANSISHGLGLVAALIGMPFLIINATRQGDAGFIAGVSIFCGTLIFLYFASTLYHALPRGKSKRVFKVIEHSAIFLLIAGTYTPFTLGVLRGAWGWTLFGIIWGLAVAGVALTVLEKKAHSILSVILYLLMGWLIVIAADPLLAKVPTEGLFWLVLGGLSYTVGVCFFATDSRLLYGHLIWYLFVLIGTTCHYIAVFCCAA, from the coding sequence ATGCAGATATTCCCTAAAAATACCCACCGTTTGCAATCGCAACCGGAGGAAATTGCGAATAGCATTAGTCACGGGTTAGGGCTAGTCGCCGCACTCATAGGAATGCCTTTTCTCATCATTAACGCAACACGGCAAGGGGATGCCGGATTTATTGCTGGCGTGAGTATCTTCTGTGGCACCCTGATTTTTTTATACTTTGCTTCCACACTTTATCATGCCTTGCCAAGGGGCAAATCCAAGCGCGTTTTTAAGGTCATTGAACATTCGGCCATCTTCCTTCTTATCGCGGGCACGTATACGCCTTTCACGCTCGGCGTACTGCGGGGCGCGTGGGGTTGGACGCTTTTCGGCATTATTTGGGGCCTTGCTGTAGCGGGAGTAGCGCTAACCGTTTTAGAGAAAAAGGCCCATTCCATTCTTTCTGTCATTCTTTATCTGCTGATGGGATGGCTGATCGTGATTGCGGCCGACCCATTGCTTGCCAAAGTACCAACAGAAGGCTTGTTTTGGTTGGTCTTAGGCGGATTGTCTTACACCGTCGGAGTATGCTTTTTTGCAACTGATTCACGGCTGCTGTATGGCCACTTGATTTGGTATTTATTTGTTTTAATCGGCACCACATGTCATTACATCGCCGTATTCTGCTGTGCCGCCTGA
- a CDS encoding entericidin A/B family lipoprotein has translation MIALIAVTQLLACNTLSGVGKDVQKGGEALERSAD, from the coding sequence ATGATTGCCCTCATTGCCGTTACCCAATTGCTTGCATGCAACACTTTGAGTGGCGTAGGGAAGGACGTTCAAAAAGGAGGCGAAGCACTTGAGAGATCGGCAGACTAA
- a CDS encoding DUF1328 domain-containing protein, translated as MIGWAVTFLIIALIAGVLGFSGIAGTATQIAWIAFVIGIIMAVFFFLTGRR; from the coding sequence ATGATTGGCTGGGCAGTTACATTCTTGATCATCGCACTTATTGCAGGTGTACTAGGTTTCTCTGGCATTGCTGGCACAGCAACCCAAATAGCCTGGATTGCATTTGTGATCGGCATTATTATGGCCGTCTTTTTCTTTTTAACGGGAAGACGCTAA